In Gemmatimonadota bacterium, a single genomic region encodes these proteins:
- a CDS encoding MiaB/RimO family radical SAM methylthiotransferase yields MRVFYHTFGCKANQYDTERMRQEVEARGGETMVKRSDADIYLVNTCTVTNRADADARRFIRRLVREKPEAQVVVAGCSAALKADEYRAMPGVIAVIEGHDPVAVAGALEPAAPVQIELRSSLDRIDTEPIGGELLRTRRGAARGWLKVQDGCDRRCSFCATRLARGESRSRAPEQVVAEALLLARGHAELVVTGIHIGHYGRDLDPTWTLSRLVALLLDRVPDTRFRLGSIEATEVDDLLIDLLATSEGRLAPHVHMPLQSGADPVLKLMRRWHTREQYRVRVLEIAERLSPLGLGADVITGFPGETERDHEATRALIEELPFTYLHVFPFSPRDGTVAVDLPDPVPQRVSGERSRELREIAQAKGSEYRTTRIGGSAKVVVEGDGGTALTGDYLRVGVGDGVPPAHRALTGVLPRLPAGTLQGDADHLYIAWSHEPSVISA; encoded by the coding sequence ATGCGCGTCTTCTATCACACCTTCGGCTGCAAGGCCAATCAGTACGACACCGAGCGGATGCGCCAGGAGGTGGAAGCGCGTGGAGGCGAGACCATGGTCAAGCGCTCCGACGCCGACATCTACTTGGTCAACACGTGCACGGTCACCAACCGAGCGGACGCGGACGCCCGACGCTTCATCCGTCGCCTGGTGCGCGAAAAGCCTGAGGCGCAGGTCGTAGTCGCGGGTTGCTCGGCGGCGCTCAAGGCCGACGAATACCGGGCGATGCCCGGGGTTATTGCGGTCATCGAGGGACATGATCCGGTCGCCGTCGCCGGTGCGCTCGAGCCGGCGGCGCCGGTTCAGATCGAGCTCCGCTCGTCACTGGATCGGATCGACACCGAACCGATCGGGGGCGAGCTGTTGCGGACGCGCCGGGGCGCGGCGCGAGGGTGGCTCAAGGTCCAGGACGGATGCGACCGCCGGTGTTCCTTCTGCGCCACACGTCTGGCTCGAGGCGAGTCGCGCTCCCGAGCGCCCGAACAGGTGGTGGCGGAAGCGCTGCTGCTGGCCCGTGGGCATGCCGAACTGGTCGTGACAGGCATCCACATCGGGCACTACGGGAGGGATCTGGACCCGACCTGGACGCTCTCGCGCCTCGTGGCCCTGTTGCTGGACCGGGTCCCTGACACGCGGTTCCGCCTGGGCAGTATCGAAGCCACGGAGGTAGACGACTTGCTCATCGACCTCCTTGCCACCTCCGAGGGTCGGCTCGCTCCCCACGTCCACATGCCGCTTCAGAGCGGGGCCGACCCTGTTCTCAAGCTCATGCGACGGTGGCACACGCGTGAGCAGTATCGTGTGCGCGTGCTCGAGATCGCCGAACGCCTGTCTCCGCTCGGACTCGGCGCGGACGTGATCACAGGGTTCCCGGGAGAGACCGAGCGTGATCACGAAGCGACCCGAGCGCTGATCGAGGAGCTGCCCTTCACCTACCTGCACGTCTTCCCGTTCTCCCCACGTGACGGGACGGTCGCCGTCGACCTTCCTGACCCGGTTCCGCAGCGTGTGTCCGGGGAGCGAAGCCGCGAGCTTCGGGAGATCGCCCAGGCGAAGGGCAGCGAGTATCGGACGACGCGCATCGGCGGTTCCGCCAAGGTGGTCGTAGAAGGTGACGGGGGCACTGCGCTGACCGGGGACTATCTGCGAGTCGGGGTGGGCGACGGGGTTCCACCGGCTCACCGCGCGCTGACAGGCGTGCTCCCGCGGCTTCCGGCAGGTACACTGCAGGGCGATGCGGACCATCTGTATATTGCATGGTCCCATGAACCTTCCGTGATTTCGGCATGA
- the miaB gene encoding tRNA (N6-isopentenyl adenosine(37)-C2)-methylthiotransferase MiaB encodes MNEPLPARRAYVETYGCQMNISDGELMEGVLASNGYVIVATPDEADVVLINTCAIREHAEKRVLGRVAQLNGLKRDRPDMVIGVTGCMAQRLGETLLEQAPYVDLVMGPDGYRALPDALASLEQKRAAAGPKRSKRGPQLAVLDLSLGENYEGLEQRRGEGPTAWLPIQRGCDHRCTFCIVPYVRGPEKNRAASEILQEVRGLVETGVTEVTLLGQTVNSYEWREWNFPRLLSDVARVDGIERVRFTSPHPNDVTPELVDVMAAEAAVCEQLHLPAQSGNNRTLKRMLRRYTVEELLEKVELVREAIPDVALSTDIIVAFPGETDEEYEDTLDLMRTVRFDEAFTYKYSPRDGTPATKLPEEDFIDPDVAQARLEGLIDVSRAIQAEINAREVGRVERVLIERKGRSEGQILGRTRRNKVVVFDGEPARVGEYTMVELQTTTGATFAGREVEEPALAERA; translated from the coding sequence ATGAACGAGCCCCTGCCAGCCCGCCGAGCGTACGTCGAGACGTACGGATGTCAGATGAACATCAGCGACGGCGAGCTGATGGAAGGCGTGCTCGCTAGCAACGGATACGTCATCGTTGCCACTCCCGATGAGGCGGACGTCGTGCTGATCAATACCTGCGCGATCCGGGAGCACGCCGAGAAGCGCGTGCTCGGCCGCGTAGCGCAGCTGAATGGACTCAAGCGCGACCGCCCCGACATGGTCATCGGCGTGACCGGGTGCATGGCGCAGCGCCTGGGCGAGACCTTGCTCGAGCAGGCGCCCTACGTCGATCTGGTCATGGGGCCCGACGGCTACCGGGCTCTACCTGACGCCCTCGCGAGTCTCGAGCAGAAGCGGGCAGCGGCCGGCCCGAAACGAAGCAAGAGGGGCCCTCAGCTCGCGGTGCTCGATCTCAGCCTCGGGGAGAACTATGAGGGGCTGGAGCAGCGCCGGGGGGAGGGCCCCACCGCCTGGCTCCCGATCCAGCGAGGCTGCGACCACCGTTGCACGTTCTGCATCGTGCCCTACGTGCGGGGGCCCGAAAAAAACCGTGCGGCCTCGGAGATTCTTCAAGAGGTCCGCGGTCTGGTGGAGACCGGCGTGACCGAGGTTACGCTGCTCGGCCAGACGGTCAATTCGTACGAGTGGCGCGAGTGGAATTTCCCGCGCCTTCTCTCCGACGTGGCGCGAGTCGACGGCATTGAGAGGGTGCGTTTCACGTCGCCGCATCCCAACGACGTGACTCCCGAGCTGGTCGATGTGATGGCCGCTGAGGCTGCCGTCTGTGAGCAGCTACACCTGCCGGCGCAGTCCGGAAACAACCGCACCTTGAAACGCATGTTGCGGCGTTACACGGTAGAAGAGCTGCTCGAAAAGGTCGAGCTCGTGCGCGAGGCGATCCCGGACGTCGCGCTTTCAACGGACATCATCGTGGCGTTCCCCGGTGAAACCGATGAGGAGTACGAGGACACGCTGGACTTGATGCGCACGGTGCGTTTCGACGAGGCGTTCACCTACAAGTACTCCCCACGCGACGGCACGCCGGCGACGAAGCTCCCGGAAGAGGACTTCATCGACCCGGACGTGGCACAAGCGCGGCTGGAGGGGCTCATCGACGTGAGCCGTGCCATCCAAGCCGAGATCAACGCCCGAGAGGTCGGTCGCGTCGAGCGGGTCTTGATCGAACGAAAGGGCCGGAGCGAAGGTCAGATCCTCGGCCGAACCCGTCGCAACAAGGTCGTCGTCTTCGACGGTGAGCCGGCTCGCGTCGGCGAGTACACGATGGTCGAGCTGCAGACCACGACCGGCGCGACGTTCGCAGGAAGGGAGGTCGAAGAGCCGGCGCTGGCAGAACGGGCGTGA
- the mazG gene encoding nucleoside triphosphate pyrophosphohydrolase yields MTHTPDNAAERHHFPGPGTLDRAVKLVRFLRENCPWDAEQTAESLIPHLLEETHEVVDAIRDGRPQDVEGELGDLLLNLAFQIVVAEESGTMDSHSVYARLEEKMIRRHPHVFGDGERQDWEVLKAAERKAGENVLSRMAKGLDPLTKSYRIQERVAAVGFDWESYEGAWQKVAEELEEVRGAVESGDAEAVQEEIGDLLFAAVNLARLAGPHPTTALSRANTKFQARFERLEQLALERGIRIESAGLEVLDGLWDEVKREEPGR; encoded by the coding sequence ATGACCCACACCCCCGACAACGCAGCCGAGCGGCACCACTTTCCAGGGCCCGGGACGCTCGATCGGGCGGTCAAGCTGGTCCGCTTCCTGAGGGAGAACTGCCCCTGGGACGCGGAGCAGACCGCCGAGTCATTGATCCCGCATCTGCTAGAGGAAACACACGAGGTCGTCGACGCGATCCGCGACGGCCGCCCCCAGGACGTAGAGGGCGAGCTCGGCGACCTGCTGCTCAACCTCGCGTTCCAGATCGTCGTCGCTGAAGAGTCGGGCACGATGGATTCGCATAGCGTCTATGCACGGCTCGAAGAGAAAATGATCCGGCGGCACCCCCATGTCTTCGGGGACGGTGAGCGACAGGACTGGGAAGTCCTAAAAGCGGCTGAGCGAAAGGCAGGCGAAAACGTGCTGTCCCGCATGGCGAAGGGGCTCGATCCTCTGACGAAGTCGTACCGGATCCAGGAGCGAGTGGCCGCGGTCGGGTTCGATTGGGAGAGCTACGAGGGGGCGTGGCAGAAGGTCGCCGAGGAGCTGGAAGAAGTACGGGGCGCTGTAGAGTCCGGTGACGCCGAGGCCGTTCAGGAAGAGATCGGCGACCTCCTCTTTGCGGCCGTGAATCTGGCACGGCTCGCGGGGCCCCACCCCACCACCGCCTTGAGCCGAGCAAACACGAAGTTCCAAGCTCGCTTCGAGCGGCTCGAGCAGCTCGCGCTCGAGCGCGGAATCCGGATCGAAAGCGCAGGTCTCGAGGTGCTTGACGGCCTGTGGGACGAAGTGAAACGGGAGGAGCCGGGGCGCTAG
- a CDS encoding nitroreductase family deazaflavin-dependent oxidoreductase: protein MKKAAKAIGITLPLIVAVTLVSLRLLGYEPRDQRPGLWLTGDRVTEPVTDWSFTEGHQEIFVQTRTPYLMPHSVTTYCTVYDGDLYLFSAYYQGGVFPDDRAWNRNVMRDPRVRLKIGDRLFDQTVSHVTDADTRAAVHASAVAKYPEWSSPGLENVHILLVEG, encoded by the coding sequence ATGAAGAAAGCCGCGAAGGCGATTGGAATCACCTTGCCTCTGATCGTGGCAGTCACCCTCGTCTCACTTCGCCTTCTTGGCTACGAGCCCAGAGATCAGCGCCCTGGGTTGTGGCTAACTGGGGACCGGGTCACCGAGCCGGTTACTGATTGGTCGTTCACGGAAGGCCATCAGGAGATCTTCGTCCAAACCCGCACGCCGTACCTGATGCCGCATTCCGTTACCACATACTGCACAGTCTACGACGGCGACCTCTACTTGTTCTCCGCCTACTACCAGGGCGGGGTGTTTCCCGACGACCGGGCCTGGAACCGCAACGTGATGCGCGACCCCAGGGTGCGCCTAAAGATCGGTGATCGACTCTTCGATCAGACCGTAAGCCATGTGACCGACGCCGATACGCGGGCAGCGGTTCATGCGAGCGCTGTCGCTAAGTATCCGGAATGGTCGAGCCCAGGGCTTGAGAATGTCCATATTCTCCTGGTTGAGGGTTAG
- the alr gene encoding alanine racemase yields MSTNPTSRAWAEIDAAALLRNAKTVQSSVGPHARLLPMVKADAYGLGVAEAVRALEPTDPWGFGVATAEEGAQLRALGITRPVVVLSPVPEGSLRTALGSDLQIGISSLDALRMTEDTARALGLPAGIHLEIDTGMGRSGLDWRDVDSWGPAVSRAAAEALRWVGCYTHLHSANEGPESVHEQWRRLQVTLERLEPPDGVVVHVLNSAGAMRLPEYAVAVVRPGIFLYGGEVGAGLPAPEPVAELRARVVHLKQAGPGDTVGYGATYRAQESERWATLSIGYGDGLPRALGNRGHALLRGVRVPIIGRISMDVTVVDITGVPDVGLGDTATLIGSDGNRRITLDEVAGLAGTISYEVLTGLTARIPRIWKGLDGS; encoded by the coding sequence ATGTCAACGAATCCGACCTCCCGAGCCTGGGCCGAAATCGACGCCGCGGCGCTCCTGCGAAACGCCAAGACCGTCCAGTCGTCCGTCGGTCCCCATGCGCGCCTGCTTCCGATGGTGAAGGCCGACGCGTACGGCTTGGGTGTCGCTGAGGCGGTGCGGGCGCTCGAGCCTACTGACCCCTGGGGATTCGGGGTAGCGACCGCCGAAGAGGGCGCCCAACTGCGCGCGCTCGGCATCACACGGCCGGTCGTCGTGTTGAGCCCGGTGCCCGAAGGCTCGCTGCGTACCGCCCTGGGGTCCGACCTGCAGATCGGGATCTCGAGCCTCGACGCTTTGCGAATGACCGAAGACACGGCTCGCGCTCTCGGACTGCCCGCTGGTATACACCTCGAGATCGATACGGGGATGGGCCGGTCCGGCCTCGATTGGCGTGACGTAGACAGCTGGGGTCCGGCGGTGTCACGGGCGGCCGCAGAGGCGCTTCGCTGGGTAGGGTGCTACACACACCTGCACTCCGCTAACGAGGGTCCTGAATCGGTGCACGAACAGTGGCGTCGGCTCCAAGTCACCCTCGAGCGCCTCGAACCACCTGATGGCGTCGTGGTTCACGTACTCAACAGTGCGGGCGCAATGCGGCTCCCCGAGTACGCGGTGGCGGTGGTGCGGCCGGGTATCTTCCTGTACGGCGGTGAGGTGGGCGCGGGCCTCCCGGCTCCGGAACCCGTGGCAGAGCTTCGAGCGCGCGTCGTGCATCTCAAGCAGGCGGGACCCGGGGACACCGTCGGATATGGCGCTACGTACCGCGCGCAAGAGTCGGAGCGGTGGGCCACGCTGTCGATCGGATACGGAGACGGACTCCCGCGGGCGCTCGGCAATCGGGGACATGCGCTGCTACGGGGAGTTCGCGTACCGATCATCGGGCGGATCTCCATGGACGTGACGGTGGTAGACATCACCGGCGTTCCGGACGTTGGGCTCGGCGATACCGCGACGCTGATCGGCAGCGACGGCAACCGTCGCATCACTTTGGACGAGGTAGCGGGACTGGCTGGCACGATCAGCTACGAAGTGCTGACCGGCCTCACGGCGCGGATTCCCCGGATTTGGAAGGGTCTCGATGGATCTTGA
- a CDS encoding DUF3179 domain-containing protein: MTRITQLFALTALVAGCGPEVGGTGVLVDASNGVFCNVSTDELASVLGPDGIISLQDPPFIPADHADASYVADNERVVGFILEGEPLAIPLNVLRFHEVVNLTRATVSLAVTFCPLTGSSLVFDRSGLGGVEMGVSGLLHFNNLVMYDRAEPASFFTQMRGGAATCGPSARTGASLSVVPSVEIRWDAWKRLHPNTVVVSQDTGDFSFGSYEVNIHADYERIDNPFLLIPFPIDPRLPPKERVLGVPIGGDGGLAFPFEELRRQERQAVSALNGSGVVFWDRSADAAMAFSTQVDGQELSFATTANGFVDVETGSDWRFDGLATSGALAGRRLEQITGAFVSFWFAWAAFFPETVVWDGSGG, translated from the coding sequence TTGACTCGAATCACACAACTGTTCGCACTCACTGCGTTGGTCGCCGGGTGCGGCCCGGAGGTCGGCGGCACGGGCGTCCTGGTCGACGCCTCGAACGGGGTCTTCTGCAACGTTTCTACCGATGAGCTCGCCTCCGTCCTGGGTCCCGACGGCATCATTTCCCTCCAGGACCCGCCGTTCATCCCTGCCGATCACGCCGATGCCTCTTACGTGGCGGACAACGAGCGCGTCGTCGGATTCATCCTCGAGGGCGAGCCTCTAGCGATCCCGCTCAACGTCTTGCGCTTTCACGAGGTCGTAAATCTAACCCGAGCAACCGTCAGCCTCGCTGTGACGTTCTGTCCCCTGACGGGTTCGTCGCTCGTCTTCGACCGTTCTGGTCTCGGGGGCGTCGAAATGGGCGTCAGTGGACTCCTACATTTCAACAACCTGGTGATGTACGATCGAGCAGAACCCGCGTCGTTCTTCACTCAGATGAGGGGCGGAGCCGCCACGTGTGGGCCGAGCGCCCGAACCGGCGCATCCCTCTCGGTGGTCCCCTCGGTGGAGATCCGGTGGGACGCGTGGAAGCGCCTGCATCCAAACACGGTCGTCGTCTCTCAGGATACCGGTGACTTCAGCTTCGGCAGCTACGAGGTGAACATCCACGCGGACTACGAGAGGATCGACAACCCGTTCCTGCTGATCCCGTTTCCGATCGATCCCCGGCTCCCCCCGAAGGAGCGCGTTCTGGGGGTCCCGATTGGGGGAGACGGTGGCCTCGCTTTCCCATTCGAAGAGCTGCGGCGTCAGGAACGGCAGGCGGTCTCGGCGCTCAACGGCTCCGGCGTCGTTTTCTGGGACAGATCCGCCGACGCTGCCATGGCGTTTTCGACCCAGGTCGATGGGCAGGAGCTCTCCTTCGCGACGACCGCGAACGGTTTCGTCGACGTGGAGACGGGCTCGGACTGGAGGTTCGACGGCCTCGCGACCTCGGGCGCCCTCGCTGGCCGACGCCTCGAGCAGATCACCGGCGCCTTCGTCTCGTTCTGGTTCGCGTGGGCGGCGTTCTTCCCCGAGACCGTCGTCTGGGACGGTTCGGGGGGCTGA
- a CDS encoding cytidine deaminase has protein sequence MDLESLIDEARAVSEKAYAPYSAFHVGAALLAEDGSVHVGCNVENASYGLTVCAERSAVASAVAQGVKRFRAVAIVTDGERPIGPCGACRQVLAEFAPDLVVVSEAGGLRKQWTLGELLPEPFEGLPEWPGRRQD, from the coding sequence ATGGATCTTGAGAGTTTGATCGACGAGGCTCGGGCCGTGTCGGAAAAGGCGTACGCGCCGTACTCGGCGTTCCACGTGGGTGCGGCGCTGCTCGCGGAAGACGGGTCCGTGCATGTGGGATGCAACGTCGAGAACGCATCGTACGGTCTTACGGTGTGTGCGGAACGGTCAGCGGTGGCGAGTGCAGTTGCCCAGGGGGTGAAGCGCTTTCGCGCCGTGGCGATCGTCACCGACGGTGAGCGGCCGATCGGCCCGTGCGGCGCATGCCGTCAGGTCCTTGCGGAGTTCGCGCCGGACCTGGTCGTGGTGTCGGAGGCGGGTGGTCTTCGAAAACAGTGGACATTGGGCGAACTTCTGCCCGAGCCCTTCGAGGGCCTGCCGGAATGGCCCGGCAGGCGACAGGATTGA
- a CDS encoding DNA internalization-related competence protein ComEC/Rec2, with the protein MRSLPPVATAALAFAAGVAVSRFGALVTVAPLVVTVFLLAPIGASRRPRELWILFVLAAAGLISGLASDTVYSCPPDSTTITGHFLATPRGGAAPFQVEDSGCEVRVVTDHDGGILAGRRVRLGGSWRQGQRSPWFLVTSTDLVPGSDRGWRWTSVRWRASLVERLHERYGDRGALVSALILARKEGLSSDLREAFARTGIAHLLAISGFHVGVVSGLILAVVKSFRVPRRRASVVAAVATWLYVALIGFPDAACRAALIIALVAVSRARARPPARWGALGAALLVLLVLDPRRLWSPGFQLSFSGAAGLVAWADPVRQTLRRLGGRRMPDGLASALAAGVAATVATMPVVAWHFERVSLVGIPATLLAAPLVALAVPGALVSLLLELPLPVVASFLAGGVDSLLACLEIGTEWLGHHTWVSAWTTQTAVKVACVGLSLGVLATRAPRIRGRVRRISRAAWVVAALVVWPVVLSVTGRGTLELIVLDVGQGDAIAIRTPRARWVLIDAGPAGRGDDPGAHAVVRALRRRGVRRLEALVLTHPDLDHIGGAAAVLASLAVGVVIDPGRPSPKRPYVELLEFARERGVAWGAWRAGDQWTLDGVSFDVLAPDSHLSDGDTESNASSLVIHVRYGAFDALLMGDAPADVEVDVSASLGSDFELLKVGHHGSDTSTDSLMLARLAPQLSVVSVGRRNRYGHPSPRVLRRLLASGTTLYRTDLDGTVTIVARPDGTFRVRRER; encoded by the coding sequence TTGAGGTCGCTGCCACCGGTCGCTACCGCGGCGTTGGCCTTTGCGGCCGGTGTCGCGGTGAGTCGCTTCGGCGCACTCGTGACGGTCGCGCCGCTGGTGGTCACAGTCTTTCTTCTCGCGCCCATCGGCGCATCTCGGCGTCCCCGCGAGCTATGGATCCTCTTCGTGCTTGCCGCCGCCGGGCTGATCAGTGGTCTTGCCTCGGACACCGTGTACTCGTGCCCGCCTGATTCGACCACAATCACAGGCCATTTCCTCGCCACACCCAGAGGAGGCGCCGCTCCGTTTCAGGTCGAGGACTCGGGCTGTGAGGTCCGTGTCGTAACGGACCACGACGGCGGCATCCTCGCGGGTCGGCGGGTGCGCCTGGGAGGGTCTTGGCGCCAAGGACAGCGGAGCCCTTGGTTTCTCGTGACCTCGACGGACCTCGTGCCGGGCAGCGACCGCGGCTGGCGCTGGACCTCGGTGCGGTGGAGGGCTTCGCTCGTCGAACGCCTACACGAGCGCTACGGTGACCGGGGCGCGCTCGTTTCGGCTTTGATCCTCGCGAGGAAGGAGGGGCTGAGCAGCGATCTGCGCGAGGCCTTCGCCCGCACGGGGATTGCCCACCTGCTCGCGATTTCGGGGTTCCATGTCGGCGTCGTGAGTGGGCTGATCCTGGCGGTTGTGAAGTCCTTTCGCGTTCCCAGGCGGCGTGCGTCGGTTGTGGCGGCAGTCGCGACTTGGCTGTACGTCGCGCTCATCGGCTTTCCGGACGCCGCCTGCCGGGCGGCGCTCATCATCGCACTGGTCGCCGTGTCCCGCGCTCGCGCTCGTCCCCCAGCACGCTGGGGCGCGCTCGGGGCCGCGCTGCTCGTCCTGCTGGTCCTCGACCCGCGGCGCCTCTGGAGTCCGGGCTTCCAGTTATCGTTCTCAGGGGCGGCTGGCTTGGTGGCTTGGGCCGACCCGGTGAGGCAAACCCTGAGGCGCCTCGGTGGCCGTCGCATGCCGGACGGACTCGCGAGCGCGCTCGCCGCCGGCGTCGCCGCAACCGTCGCTACGATGCCGGTCGTCGCGTGGCACTTTGAACGGGTCTCGCTGGTTGGAATCCCCGCTACGCTGCTGGCGGCCCCGCTGGTCGCGCTCGCCGTCCCGGGCGCGTTGGTGTCGCTGCTGCTCGAGCTACCGCTCCCCGTGGTAGCCAGCTTCTTGGCCGGTGGCGTCGACTCGCTGCTCGCTTGCCTCGAGATCGGGACCGAGTGGCTCGGCCACCACACGTGGGTAAGCGCGTGGACCACGCAGACGGCTGTCAAAGTCGCCTGCGTCGGTCTTTCTCTGGGCGTACTCGCGACTCGAGCGCCCCGGATCCGAGGACGGGTGCGTCGGATCTCGCGCGCGGCCTGGGTGGTCGCGGCGCTGGTGGTCTGGCCGGTCGTGCTCTCCGTTACCGGGCGCGGCACGCTCGAGTTGATCGTTCTCGACGTCGGGCAGGGGGACGCGATCGCCATTCGAACTCCGCGTGCTCGCTGGGTCCTCATCGACGCCGGGCCGGCCGGTAGGGGCGACGATCCGGGTGCCCACGCGGTGGTCAGGGCGCTGCGGAGGCGAGGGGTCCGGCGACTCGAAGCCCTCGTACTCACGCATCCCGATCTCGATCACATCGGGGGTGCAGCGGCGGTTCTCGCCTCCTTAGCCGTGGGTGTCGTGATCGATCCGGGCCGGCCGAGCCCCAAGCGACCATACGTTGAATTGCTCGAGTTCGCTCGGGAGCGAGGGGTCGCGTGGGGGGCGTGGCGTGCGGGCGACCAATGGACGTTGGACGGAGTTTCGTTCGACGTGCTTGCGCCTGATTCGCATCTCTCCGACGGCGACACCGAGTCGAACGCCTCGTCGCTCGTGATCCATGTGCGTTACGGCGCATTCGATGCGTTACTCATGGGTGACGCCCCGGCGGACGTGGAGGTCGACGTATCGGCATCGCTGGGGAGCGACTTCGAGCTGCTCAAGGTTGGCCATCACGGAAGCGACACCTCGACCGACTCGCTCATGCTCGCACGGCTCGCGCCGCAGCTGTCGGTGGTTTCGGTGGGTCGACGAAACCGGTACGGGCACCCATCTCCTCGGGTCCTACGTCGGCTTCTCGCCTCGGGCACCACGCTGTACCGGACCGACCTCGACGGCACCGTGACCATCGTCGCGCGGCCGGACGGGACCTTCCGAGTGCGTCGAGAGCGTTGA
- a CDS encoding PD40 domain-containing protein, which produces MAATFDVERVALTGAAVPMAEGLFNEAAHGHLIYSVSEDGTLVYLAGEGGSGYEFVWVTRSGQATPVHPGVHVRSADQLQVEALAGRGETRVGTGEPVLVLDDERPYAQGSWSPDGEWLVLRAMATSAMGLGLRDILAFRPGVDSAAAPLVATPEFAEAAPALSPDGRWLAYSSNETGRDEVFVRPFPNVDSTRVMVSTDGGIAPVWAKSGRELFFVDGDRGMVAAQFDPVAGQPQTQETLFTIPAVYRAGGGNNFYDISSDGERFLMARQYGAEGDSKSVILVQNFFEELKRRVPN; this is translated from the coding sequence ATGGCTGCCACTTTCGATGTGGAGCGAGTGGCACTCACGGGCGCGGCCGTACCGATGGCGGAAGGTCTTTTCAATGAAGCCGCTCACGGCCACCTGATCTACAGTGTGTCTGAGGACGGCACCCTCGTGTACCTGGCGGGTGAGGGTGGGTCAGGATATGAGTTCGTCTGGGTCACTCGCTCTGGTCAGGCGACGCCCGTTCATCCGGGGGTACACGTTCGGTCTGCCGACCAGCTTCAGGTGGAAGCTCTCGCCGGACGAGGGGAGACGCGGGTCGGAACCGGAGAGCCGGTGCTCGTGCTCGACGACGAGCGTCCCTACGCGCAGGGCTCGTGGAGTCCCGACGGCGAGTGGTTGGTGCTTCGTGCAATGGCGACAAGTGCGATGGGTTTGGGCCTGCGCGACATCCTGGCTTTCCGTCCCGGCGTGGACAGCGCCGCCGCACCCCTCGTAGCGACACCCGAGTTTGCGGAGGCTGCACCTGCACTGTCGCCGGACGGGCGCTGGCTTGCTTACAGTTCCAACGAGACGGGCCGCGACGAGGTGTTCGTTCGTCCGTTTCCCAATGTGGACTCGACCAGGGTGATGGTTTCAACCGACGGGGGAATCGCGCCGGTTTGGGCGAAGAGCGGGCGTGAGCTGTTCTTCGTGGACGGAGACCGCGGAATGGTGGCCGCGCAGTTCGATCCCGTTGCGGGTCAGCCGCAGACCCAGGAGACGCTGTTCACCATCCCGGCGGTGTACAGGGCTGGTGGGGGAAACAACTTCTACGACATTAGTTCAGACGGCGAGCGGTTCCTGATGGCTCGACAGTACGGGGCGGAAGGCGATTCCAAGTCGGTCATCCTCGTCCAGAACTTCTTCGAGGAACTGAAGCGCCGGGTGCCTAATTGA